The following proteins come from a genomic window of Nicotiana tomentosiformis chromosome 12, ASM39032v3, whole genome shotgun sequence:
- the LOC138903429 gene encoding uncharacterized protein, with translation MEQEEMTRKMKSLEQTMGNIQDCSSLINKKKKPTESFREYAIKWREKDARVKPPMKEAEMIDYFLQAQDPDYLHYMLAAIGKPFAEAINIGEIVENDMKSGKIVSRAALKATTQAIQSGSGSFGNQKKKEEGSMMASGFGGVQRGVSPSYVKFQQGQSDSPRHYYLPQGPRYSIPPQQYTMFNAQAHARPLNHQQWQAPIPQGSRQIWLNFQVPYNPRPRQEYVREQEPKKEFTLIGESYTSLFRKLMQLRLIEPIMPRYVNPNSKGFDSNARCEYNSNTQGHSTENCWTLKRAIEDLIEAKAIMVTNNEDTPNITNNPLPAHNNTHFIGMICDDRDYKQSGKTERVVGTIGKELKVTISPPQLAPLIVKGVSSSLNLAGLGKMILYVPGSTKKVEVHLGGPKLYILGGIQKIVPNNGLRNITEPVVIRHVSQLPVTNTKYIP, from the exons ATGGAACaagaggaaatgaccagaaaaatgaagagccTGGAACAAACCATGGGAAACATACAGG ACTGCTCATCTCTCATCAACAaaaagaagaaaccaacagaaagcttcagagaatatgcaatcaagtggagagagAAGGAtgctagggtcaaaccaccaatgaaagaggcagaaatgattgactattttctccaagctcaggatcctgattacctccattacatgttgGCCGCCATTGGTAAACCTTTCGCTGAGGCGATTAATAttggtgaaatagttgagaatgACATGAAGTCGGGAAAAATTGTGAGTCGGGCAGCCCTTAAGGCGACCACGCAAGCAATTCAAAGCGGGTCAGGCAGTTTCGGAAATCAGAAAAAGAAGGAGGAAGGATCCATGATGGCATCTGGGTTcgggggagttcaaagaggaGTATCTCCTTCTTATGTGAAATTCCAACAAGGACAATCCGATTCTCCTCGACATTACTATCTGCCTCAGGGTCCTCGATACTCCATTCCCCCACAACAATACACAATGTTTAATGCTCAGGCTCATGCTAGGCCTCTCAATCACCAGCAATGGCAGGCACCGATTCCACAAGGCTCCCGTCAAATCTGGCTGAATTTTCAGGTGCCATATAATCCTCGTCCCCGACAGGAATATGTGAGAGAACAggagccaaagaaagagttcacccTAATTGGAGAATCATATACAAGCCTATTTCGAAAATTGATGCAATTGCGGTTGATTGAACCTATCATGCCGCGttatgtgaatccaaattcaaaaggttttgactcaAATGCAAGATGTGAGTATAACTCTAACACCCAAGGTCATAGTACTGAAAATTGTTGGACGTTAAAGAGAGCCATTGAAGatttgattgaagcaaaggcaattATGGTGACAaacaatgaggatactcctaatatcacaaacaatccACTTCCAGCTCATaataatacacattttattgggatgatttgtgatgatcggGATTATAAGCAGTCTGGAAAGACAGAGAGAGTTGTTGGAACCATAGGGAAAGAACTAAAAGTGACAATAAGCCCACCGCAATTggcaccgttgattgtgaaaggtgtGAGCTCTAGCTTGAACTTGGCAGGTTTGGGAAAAATGATTCTCTATGTCCCTGGAAGCACAAAAAAGGTTGAGGTTCACTTGGGTGGACCCAAACTTTACATCCTCGGGGGCATTCAAAAGATCGTTCCGAATAATGGTTTGAGAAATATAACAGAGCCTGTCGTGATCCGACATGTTTCACAACTCCCAGTGACAAACACGAAATATATTCCCTAG
- the LOC138903428 gene encoding uncharacterized protein — protein sequence MKMQDYSIIDQLRKTPAQISLLSLLLHSEEHRRVLIKTLNEAYVSEKTTVNQLERMAERFFKLNRITFSDDDLPEEGAGNNRAFHLMLNIDTNRIRTSNVSIRAFDASRRDTIGEIELTMTIGPVDFNIVFQVLDMETSYNFLLGRPWIHMARAVPSTLHQMVKFEYDMQEVIVHGEDDSSVYKDLSFQCIEAKEGCESIIYQAFEVIEVDQVEEGKPIQHPHLSATSVMVAALMLRNGYEPGKRLGSSRQGIVNPITPFSKKDTFGLGFKPTSTNIDRSKARKKNVCQGLKEMFYEINMVQVGEGPSRASVQLIGPDTSLNNWEATPLPIKNFVNANFKNMTCTQNSYPDLKKLSNLEIMNQEVEYDEDEALKEIKREFDQFENKPKPNLNETEAINLRSPEETRETKISIHTEQKTRDTIIQVLFEYKDVFAWSYDDMPGWSVDLVVHKFPHTLIFHQSNKNKGSLRQT from the exons atgaaaatgcaagattactcaatcattgaccaactaaggaaaacccctgctcagatatctttgttatctcttcttttgcactcGGAAGAGCATCGCCGTGTGTTGATCAAAACTttgaacgaggcatatgtctcAGAAAAGACAACGGTGAATCAGCTAGAAAGAATGGCAGAAagattctttaaattaaatagaattactttcagCGATGATGATTTGCCTGAGGAAGGGGCTGGGAACAATAGAGCTTTTCATCTTATG CTGAACATTGACACTAACAGAATTCGGACCAGTAATGTCAGCATCAGAGCTTTTGATGCTTCAAGAAGAGACACTATTGGGGAAATTGAACTTACCATGACAATCGGCCcggttgattttaacattgtctttcaagtgtTGGATATGGAGACTTCCTATAATTTTCTTctgggaaggccgtggatccatatggccagagctgtaccatccaccctacatcaaatggtcaaattcgagTATGACATGCAAgaagttattgttcatggggAGGACGACTCATCCGTCTATAAAGATCTGTCTTTTCAATGTATCGAGGCCAAGGAAGGGTGTGAATCCATCATATATCAAGCTTTTGAGGTGATTGAGGTTGaccaagtggaagaaggaaaaccaattcAGCATCCCCATCTTTCAGCCACATCCGTGATGGTAGCTGCACTGATGTTGAGGAACGGCTATGAACCAGGAAAAAGATTAGGATCCTCCCGGCAAGGAATTGTAAACCCTATTACTCCTTTTTCGAAGAAAGATACCTTTGGCTTAGGTTTTAAACCAACATCAACTAACATAGATAGATCCAAGGCCCGCAAAAAGAATG TTTGCCAGGGTCTCAAGGAGATGTTCTATGAGATCAATATGGTTCAAGTTGGTGAGGGCCCTAGCCGTGCAAGTGTTCAGTTGATTGGTCCAGATACCTCGCTTaacaactgggaagcaactcctcttcccATCAAGAA tttcGTTAATGCTAATTTTAAAAACATGACATGCACGCAGAATTCATAcccagatcttaaaaagctgtctaatctcgaaataatgaatcaagaagttgagtatgatgaagatgaggctcttaaggaaataaaaagggaatttgatcaatttgagaataagcctaagcctaacttaaatgaaactgaggcaattaaccTGAGAAGTCCTGAAGAAACtagagaaacaaaaataagcattcatactgaacaaaagaCTAGAGATAccataattcaagttttgttcgagtacaaagatgtatttgcttggtcgtatgatgacatgccgggttGGAGTgtcgatttagtggttcataagtTCCCACATACcctaattttccaccaatccaacaaaaacaaaggaagtttaaGACAAACATGA
- the LOC104114113 gene encoding glyoxysomal fatty acid beta-oxidation multifunctional protein MFP-a, whose product MSSNPKGRTTIEVGADGVAVITIINPPVNSLSLDVLYSLKESYEQALKRDDVKAIVVTGANGKFSGGFDISAFGKLQGGTVESPKPGFISVEILTDTVEAARKPSVAAIDGLALGGGLEVAMACHARISTPNAQLGLPELQLGILPGFGGTQRLPRLVGLAKSLEMMLTSKPVKGEEAFNVGLVDAVVSSNQLLDTARKWALDILERRKPWVASLHKTDKIEPLGEAREILKFARVQTRRQAPNLQHPLVCIDVVEEGIVSGPRAGLWKEAEAFQGLLHSDTCKALVNIFFAQRGTTKVPGVTDLGLVPRRIKKVAILGGGLMGSGIATALLLSGYPVILKEVNDKFLQAGMGRVKANLQSSVKKGKMSQEKCEKTLSLLKGSLEYEGFRDVDMVIEAVIENVSLKQQIFADLEKYCPPHCILASNTSTIDLNLIGEKTKSQDRIIGAHFFSPAHVMPLLEIVRTQKTSPQVIVDLLDVGKKIRKTPVVVGNCTGFAVNRMFFPYTQAALLLVERGTDVYRIDKAITRFGMPMGPFRLCDLVGFGVAIATGGQFVMTFPERTYKSMLIPLMQEDKRAGETTRKGFYVYDDRRKASPDPEIKKYIETAREMSGVTIDPKLAKLSDKDIIEMIFFPVVNEACRVLAEGIAVKASDLDISAVMGMGFPPYRGGIIFWADTLGSKYICSRLDEWSRMYGDFFKPCSYLAERAAKGAPLSSTMDPAKSRL is encoded by the exons ATGAGTAGCAATCCAAAGGGAAGAACAACAATTGAAGTAGGAGCTGATGGAGTTGCTGTTATTACAATTATTAATCCTCCTGTCAATTCCCTTTCCTTAGATG TGCTGTACAGCTTGAAAGAGAGCTATGAGCAGGCCTTAAAAAGGGATGATGTGAAAGCAATTGTTGTGACAG GTGCAAATGGCAAGTTCTCTGGTGGTTTTGATATCAGTGCCTTTGGTAAACTGCAAGGAGGAACAG TCGAATCACCAAAACCTGGTTTTATATCTGTGGAGATTCTCACCGACACTGTGGAAG CTGCAAGAAAACCTTCCGTGGCGGCAATTGATGGTCTCGCTCTAGGTGGAGGACTAGAAGTTGCAATG GCTTGTCATGCACGTATTTCTACTCCCAATGCACAACTTGGATTGCCAGAACTTCAACTTGGAATACTTCCTGGATTTGGAG GTACTCAGCGGCTTCCACGCCTCGTGGGTCTTGCTAAGTCCCTCGAAATGATGCTA ACGTCCAAGCCCGTTAAAGGAGAGGAAGCTTTTAATGTGGGCCTTGTTGATGCTGTAGTTTCATCAAACCAATTATTGGATACTGCTCGTAAGTGGGCTCTTGATATTTTGGAACGCAGAAAACCTTGGGTTGCCAGTCTTCATAAAACTGATAAGATAGAGCCTCTTGGTGAGGCAAGGGAAATATTAAAGTTTGCAAGAGTTCAAACGCGCAGACAGGCTCCAAATCTCCAGCATCCGTTAGTCTGCATTGATGTTGTTGAAGAGGGTATAGTGTCTGGTCCACGTGCTGGGCTTTGGAAG GAGGCTGAAGCATTCCAAGGTCTTCTACATTCAGACACTTGCAAGGCCTTGGTCAACATTTTCTTTGCTCAACGTGGAACCACAAAG GTACCAGGGGTGACTGACTTAGGATTGGTACCACGACGCATAAAAAAGGTTGCAATTCTTGGAGGTGGTTTAATGGGTTCTGGAATTGCAACTGCACTGCTGCTTAGTGGCTATCCGGTGATCTTGAAAGAAGTTAATGACAAATTCCTACAGGCTGGGATGGGTAGAGTAAAAG CCAATTTGCAAAGCAGCGTCAAGAAAGGGAAAATGAGTCAAGAGAAGTGTGAAAAAACCCTCTCCCTACTCAAGGGTTCTCTTGAATATGAAGGTTTTAGAGATGTGGACATGGTCATTGAG GCTGTCATCGAGAATGTATCTTTAAAGCAGCAAATATTTGCCGATCTTGAGAAGTATTGCCCTCCACATTGCATTCTAGCAAGTAACACTTCTACGATTGACTTGAATTTGATTGGGGAAAAGACCAAATCTCAAGATCGTATTATTGGAGCTCACTTTTTCAG TCCGGCTCATGTGATGCCACTTTTGGAAATTGTCCgcacccaaaagacatcaccccAAGTAATTGTAGACTTGCTTGATGTTGGCAAGAAGATAAGGAAAACCCCTGTGGTAGTTGGGAACTGCACTGGTTTTGCTGTCAACAGAATGTTCTTTCCTTACACCCAAGCTGCTCTTTTGCTAGTTGAACGTGGAACAGATGTCTACCGCATCGATAAGGCCATTACTAGATTTGGCATGCCAATGGGCCCCTTCAG ATTATGTGATCTTGTTGGTTTTGGTGTTGCAATTGCCACTGGTGGGCAATTCGTGATGACTTTCCCCGAGAGAACTTACAAATCAATGTTGATACCACTCATGCAAGAAGATAAAAGAGCTG GTGAAACTACTCGGAAAGGGTTTTATGTATATGACGATAGACGTAAAGCGAGCCCAGATCCAGAAATAAAGAAATATATTGAGACGGCAAGAGAGATGTCTGGTGTTACCATTGACCCTAAG CTGGCAAAACTCTCGGACAAGGATATTATAGAGATGATTTTCTTCCCTGTGGTAAATGAAGCCTGCAGAGTGCTTGCAGAAGGCATTGCAGTCAAAGCTTCTGATCTTGACATTTCTGCTGTCATGGGCATGGGTTTCCCCCCTTACAG GGGAGGGATCATATTCTGGGCAGACACTCTTGGTTCCAAATACATCTGTTCAAGGTTGGATGAGTGGTCAAGAATGTATGGAGACTTTTTCAAGCCTTGTTCCTACCTAGCTGAAAGAGCTGCCAAGGGGGCTCCTCTG AGTTCTACAATGGATCCAGCCAAGTCGCGCTTGTAA